From Pseudomonas putida, one genomic window encodes:
- a CDS encoding NAD-dependent epimerase/dehydratase family protein, translating into MRILVTGASGFIGGRFARFALEQGLDVRVSGRRAEGVEHLVKRGAQFIPGDLGDAELARRLCQGVEAVVHCAGAVGTWGRYQDFYQGNVVVTENVVEGCLKEHVRRLVHLSSPSIYFNGRSRLDIREDQVPRRFHHPYAQTKYLGEQKVFGAQEFGLEVLALRPRFVTGAGDASIFPRLMQMQRKGRVAIIGNGLNKVDFTSVHNLNEALLGALFADDRALGQAYNISNGQPLPLWDVINYVMRQMQLPQVTRYRAYGLAYSMAALNEAACLLWPGRPEPTLTRLGMQVMNRDFTLDISRARQYLDYQPKVSLWTALDEFCAWWKHQPFAQ; encoded by the coding sequence ATGCGAATTCTGGTCACTGGCGCGAGCGGCTTCATCGGCGGGCGCTTTGCGCGCTTTGCCCTGGAGCAAGGCCTGGATGTGCGGGTCAGCGGCCGCCGCGCCGAGGGCGTCGAGCACCTGGTCAAGCGTGGTGCGCAGTTCATCCCTGGCGACCTCGGTGACGCCGAACTGGCCCGGCGCCTGTGCCAGGGCGTCGAGGCGGTGGTGCATTGCGCCGGAGCGGTGGGCACCTGGGGGCGCTATCAGGATTTTTACCAGGGCAATGTGGTGGTCACCGAGAATGTGGTCGAAGGCTGCCTGAAGGAGCACGTCCGTCGCCTCGTGCACCTGTCGTCGCCGTCGATCTACTTCAATGGCCGCTCGCGCCTGGATATCCGCGAAGACCAGGTGCCGCGTCGTTTTCATCATCCCTACGCGCAGACCAAATACCTTGGCGAGCAAAAGGTCTTCGGCGCCCAGGAGTTCGGGCTCGAAGTGCTGGCGCTGCGCCCGCGTTTCGTGACCGGCGCCGGTGACGCCAGTATTTTCCCACGGCTGATGCAGATGCAGCGCAAGGGCCGCGTGGCGATCATCGGCAACGGCCTGAACAAAGTCGATTTCACCAGCGTGCACAACCTCAATGAGGCACTGCTGGGCGCGCTGTTCGCCGATGATCGTGCGTTAGGGCAGGCCTACAACATAAGTAATGGCCAACCGTTACCCTTGTGGGATGTGATCAATTACGTCATGCGCCAGATGCAGTTGCCCCAGGTGACCCGTTATCGCGCCTATGGCCTGGCCTACAGCATGGCGGCGCTCAACGAAGCCGCTTGCCTGCTCTGGCCCGGGCGACCCGAGCCCACCCTCACGCGCCTGGGGATGCAGGTGATGAACCGCGATTTCACCCTGGATATCAGCCGCGCCCGGCAGTACCTGGATTATCAACCCAAGGTCAGCCTGTGGACGGCGCTGGATGAATTCTGCGCGTGGTGGAAGCACCAACCTTTTGCTCAGTGA
- a CDS encoding ATPase: MRNDAHDDFDDVPTLRAGTPDDDELLPARVSRNRQKAVRPASTGPLWALLGASFIALAGLGWWSFQQISLMEQQLVATQESFARISEEAAGRLQAISGKVAATETSSTTGSEALKLQIRQLQASLAEQGKQQQGVAGQTGDLGKRLEQVLADTREQQKAVTELQTQLQAQLKAVNAELAALKSGQVDGGKLDGQLKSLSEEVAALKKQGNPKAAIESLEQDVLVLKSQVDNRPAAAAAGTASVQEFDAFRGQTTRNLNTLQSQIQNLQQQINARP; this comes from the coding sequence ATGCGCAACGATGCCCACGACGATTTTGATGATGTGCCAACCCTGCGTGCCGGCACCCCGGATGACGACGAACTCTTGCCGGCGCGTGTCTCGCGCAACCGCCAGAAGGCCGTCAGGCCCGCCAGCACGGGCCCTTTGTGGGCGTTGCTGGGGGCCTCGTTCATCGCGTTGGCCGGGCTCGGTTGGTGGAGCTTTCAGCAAATCTCGCTGATGGAGCAGCAACTGGTGGCTACCCAGGAAAGCTTTGCGCGCATCAGCGAGGAAGCAGCGGGGCGTTTGCAGGCGATCAGTGGCAAGGTCGCTGCCACTGAGACCTCTAGCACCACCGGCAGTGAAGCGCTCAAGCTGCAGATCCGCCAATTGCAGGCCAGCCTGGCCGAGCAGGGCAAGCAACAGCAGGGCGTGGCAGGGCAAACGGGTGACCTGGGCAAGCGCCTGGAGCAAGTGCTGGCCGATACCCGTGAACAGCAAAAGGCGGTCACTGAACTGCAAACCCAGTTACAGGCGCAGTTGAAAGCGGTGAATGCCGAGCTGGCGGCGTTGAAGTCGGGCCAGGTGGATGGCGGCAAGCTGGATGGGCAGCTCAAGAGCCTTAGCGAGGAGGTGGCCGCACTGAAGAAGCAGGGCAACCCGAAAGCGGCGATCGAGAGCCTGGAGCAGGACGTGCTGGTATTGAAAAGCCAGGTGGACAATCGCCCAGCTGCGGCGGCTGCCGGTACTGCTTCGGTTCAGGAGTTCGATGCGTTTCGTGGCCAGACGACCCGCAACCTCAATACCCTGCAAAGCCAGATTCAGAACCTGCAGCAGCAGATCAACGCCCGCCCTTGA
- a CDS encoding alkene reductase, with protein MTTLFDPITLGDVQLPNRIIMAPLTRCRADEGRVPNALMAEYYVQRASAGLILSEATSVTPMGVGYPDTPGIWNDQQVRGWNNVTKAVHGAGGRIFLQLWHVGRISHPSYLNGELPVAPSAIQPKGHVSLVRPITEYPTPRALESEEIADIVEAYRTGAENAKAAGFDGVEIHGANGYLLDQFLQSSTNQRTDRYGGSLENRARLLLEVTDAAIGVWGAGRVGVHLAPRADSHDMGDADRAETFTYVARELGKRGIAFICSREKEADDSIGPLIKAAFGGPYIVNERFDKASANAALASGKADAVAFGVPFIANPDLPARLAADAPLNQAHPETFYAKGPVGYIDYPRL; from the coding sequence ATGACCACGCTTTTCGATCCGATCACACTGGGCGATGTGCAACTGCCCAACCGCATCATCATGGCGCCGCTCACCCGCTGCCGCGCCGACGAAGGCCGGGTGCCCAATGCGCTGATGGCCGAGTACTACGTGCAGCGCGCCAGCGCCGGGCTGATCCTCAGTGAAGCGACTTCGGTCACGCCCATGGGCGTCGGCTACCCTGATACGCCAGGCATCTGGAACGACCAACAGGTACGCGGCTGGAACAACGTGACCAAGGCCGTGCACGGCGCGGGCGGTCGCATATTCCTGCAGTTGTGGCATGTTGGCCGCATTTCCCACCCCAGCTACCTGAACGGTGAGTTGCCGGTGGCGCCCAGCGCCATCCAGCCCAAGGGCCATGTCAGCCTGGTGCGACCGATCACCGAATACCCGACCCCACGGGCCTTGGAAAGCGAAGAGATCGCCGACATCGTCGAGGCATACCGCACTGGCGCAGAGAACGCCAAGGCGGCCGGTTTCGACGGCGTCGAGATCCACGGTGCCAACGGCTATCTGCTCGACCAGTTCCTGCAGAGCAGCACCAACCAGCGCACCGACCGCTACGGCGGTTCATTGGAAAACCGTGCCCGCCTGCTGCTGGAGGTGACAGACGCCGCCATCGGCGTGTGGGGCGCAGGCCGGGTCGGCGTGCACCTTGCACCGCGCGCAGACTCCCATGACATGGGTGATGCCGACCGCGCCGAGACGTTCACCTATGTCGCGCGGGAACTGGGCAAGCGGGGTATCGCCTTCATCTGCTCGCGGGAGAAGGAAGCCGATGACAGTATCGGCCCGCTGATCAAAGCGGCGTTCGGTGGCCCTTACATCGTCAACGAGCGGTTCGACAAGGCGAGTGCCAATGCTGCATTGGCCAGTGGCAAGGCAGATGCGGTGGCATTTGGCGTGCCATTCATTGCCAACCCGGACCTGCCGGCACGGCTGGCAGCCGATGCGCCGTTGAACCAGGCGCACCCGGAAACCTTCTATGCCAAAGGGCCGGTGGGGTACATCGATTACCCGCGGCTGTAA
- a CDS encoding ArsR/SmtB family transcription factor: MPLDLDEIIKALAHPVRREILNWLKDPAAHFPAQHHSTEHGVCAGQIDQRCGLSQSTVSAHLATLQRAGLVSSQKIGQWHFFKRNEATIQAFLEQLRQAL; this comes from the coding sequence ATGCCTCTCGATCTCGACGAAATCATAAAAGCCCTGGCCCACCCGGTCCGGCGAGAAATCCTCAACTGGCTCAAGGACCCGGCAGCGCACTTTCCTGCCCAACACCACAGCACCGAGCACGGTGTCTGTGCCGGGCAGATCGATCAACGCTGCGGCCTGTCGCAGTCGACCGTTTCTGCCCACCTGGCGACCTTGCAGCGCGCTGGCCTGGTCAGCAGCCAGAAGATCGGCCAGTGGCATTTTTTCAAACGCAACGAAGCCACCATCCAGGCGTTTCTCGAACAACTGCGCCAAGCGCTTTGA
- a CDS encoding ACP phosphodiesterase, with product MNYLAHLHLGGPAPQQLLGSLYGDFVKGSLEGRFAPTLEAAIRLHRHIDSYTDQHPLVLAALARFPRERRRYAGIIVDVFFDHCLAHHWGDYAEQPLAQFTGAFYRVLLAEPELPERLARIAPSMAADDWLGAYGDFATLEQVFNGIGRRLSRPEGMMGVMTELERLYEPLLADFREFYPQLQAFAAAQRAGT from the coding sequence ATGAACTACCTCGCACACCTGCACCTGGGCGGCCCGGCGCCGCAACAATTGCTTGGCAGCCTGTATGGCGATTTCGTCAAAGGCTCGCTGGAGGGGCGCTTTGCGCCGACGCTGGAAGCTGCCATCCGTCTGCATCGGCATATCGACAGTTATACCGATCAACACCCGCTGGTGTTGGCGGCGCTGGCGCGGTTTCCCCGGGAGCGGCGCCGCTATGCCGGCATCATCGTGGATGTGTTTTTCGACCATTGCCTGGCACACCATTGGGGCGACTACGCCGAGCAGCCGCTGGCGCAGTTCACCGGTGCGTTCTATCGCGTGTTGCTGGCCGAGCCCGAGTTGCCAGAACGCTTGGCACGCATTGCGCCCTCGATGGCCGCAGATGACTGGCTGGGGGCCTATGGCGATTTTGCCACCCTGGAGCAGGTCTTCAACGGCATTGGGCGACGCTTGTCCAGGCCTGAGGGCATGATGGGCGTGATGACCGAGCTTGAGCGGCTATACGAGCCGTTGCTGGCGGATTTCCGTGAGTTCTATCCGCAGTTGCAGGCGTTTGCCGCAGCGCAGAGGGCTGGCACCTAG